A single genomic interval of Stieleria maiorica harbors:
- a CDS encoding RNA polymerase sigma factor: MWDRFPAYPSDNDHISLVHWTPETIEPQRLPTRTRDGSGDGMSSELSVMDARLIEDLLGGCPDAWTQLIDRYGALVRSRVADVAAAFDRQSDWSTIDDVTAEVFASLLARDAAALRCFRNQSTLATYLSVIATRVARRMVAKLVRHAHRQSDSLDDLDPCPSAADPESMLIGKEERDRLLTLVDRLSPRQKQLVVAFYREEQTYAEISHRFDIPIGSIGTTLRRAEEKLRQWIDDETE; the protein is encoded by the coding sequence ATGTGGGATCGGTTTCCAGCCTATCCCTCGGACAACGATCACATCAGCCTCGTGCACTGGACACCCGAAACGATCGAGCCACAACGTCTCCCAACACGGACCCGCGACGGCTCCGGCGACGGCATGTCGTCGGAGCTTTCGGTCATGGATGCGAGGTTGATCGAAGACCTGTTGGGCGGCTGTCCGGATGCGTGGACGCAATTGATCGATCGCTACGGGGCACTCGTGCGCAGCCGGGTGGCCGACGTCGCCGCTGCCTTCGATCGGCAAAGCGATTGGTCAACGATCGACGATGTCACCGCGGAAGTGTTTGCGTCGCTGTTGGCCCGCGATGCCGCCGCGCTCCGCTGCTTTCGCAACCAGAGCACCCTGGCGACCTACCTGTCAGTGATCGCCACCCGCGTCGCCAGACGCATGGTGGCGAAACTGGTGCGTCATGCGCACCGACAAAGTGATTCCTTGGACGATCTCGATCCATGCCCCTCAGCCGCCGATCCGGAATCGATGCTGATCGGCAAAGAGGAACGCGATCGGCTGCTGACGTTGGTCGATCGTTTGTCACCGCGGCAAAAACAGTTGGTGGTCGCGTTTTACCGGGAGGAACAAACGTACGCGGAAATCAGTCACCGGTTCGACATTCCGATCGGATCGATCGGGACGACGCTGCGACGCGCCGAAGAGAAACTCCGGCAATGGATCGACGATGAAACCGAATAA
- a CDS encoding calcium-binding protein gives MTTRKTTPRRSNTPRRLRAETLETRRVMAAAVDLSADGLLVIEGTAENNRIWVSQSRSGERLRVSIDGRTADFPAANISLMKIFAGAGNDAVRVSRRVEIPTQIFGGDGNDRLAAGSGPTLIEGGDGRDRIRGGAGVNVLFGGAGNDRIVGGASVDYIIGGAGNDILRGGGGDDWIFGDATNSLPEGETDPLEYARANSDVNRGNDIIHGGRGNDMVFAGHGNDRIRGGVGNDFLHGGGGNDRIRGDRGRDELVGGAGSDDLRGGLGADVIRARDGEVDVIFADRLDELFVDDIDRIVRRDRGDSTESGDLTTASV, from the coding sequence GTGACAACTCGAAAAACTACCCCTCGTCGTTCTAACACCCCGCGTCGGCTGCGGGCCGAGACCCTGGAAACCCGTCGCGTGATGGCCGCCGCGGTCGATCTGTCTGCGGACGGGTTGTTGGTCATCGAAGGCACGGCGGAAAACAACCGCATCTGGGTGTCGCAAAGCCGCAGCGGTGAACGCTTGCGAGTTTCGATCGACGGCCGCACCGCCGATTTCCCCGCCGCCAATATCAGTCTGATGAAGATCTTTGCCGGGGCGGGCAATGACGCCGTACGCGTCTCGCGCCGCGTCGAGATCCCGACCCAGATATTCGGCGGCGATGGGAACGACCGCTTGGCTGCGGGCAGCGGACCGACCTTGATCGAAGGCGGCGACGGGCGAGACCGGATCCGTGGCGGCGCGGGAGTGAATGTGTTGTTCGGCGGCGCCGGCAACGACCGAATCGTCGGTGGTGCCTCGGTCGACTACATCATCGGCGGAGCGGGGAACGACATCCTGCGTGGCGGTGGCGGTGACGACTGGATCTTCGGTGACGCGACCAATTCCCTTCCCGAGGGCGAAACCGACCCGTTGGAATACGCCCGCGCCAACTCGGACGTCAATCGCGGCAACGACATCATTCATGGCGGCCGTGGCAATGACATGGTGTTCGCCGGCCACGGAAATGACCGCATCCGCGGCGGCGTCGGAAACGACTTCCTGCACGGCGGCGGAGGAAACGATCGGATCCGCGGCGATCGCGGCCGGGACGAATTGGTCGGTGGTGCAGGATCCGATGACCTGCGTGGCGGCTTGGGCGCGGACGTGATCCGTGCCCGTGACGGTGAGGTGGACGTCATCTTTGCCGATCGATTGGACGAATTGTTCGTCGACGACATCGACCGCATCGTGCGTCGTGATCGCGGAGATTCCACGGAATCAGGGGATCTGACGACCGCGAGCGTCTAA
- a CDS encoding S1C family serine protease: protein MVDLSQPSGRTRCRVRNSRRLAISLTGAALAWMCSTQSMMPRAAAQQTYSGPSQAYSGPSQAYSGPSRYASPQGASATASIDSTAKPALTAPGQIRSLRPSLDPSTSSVSSSSISSASIGTLPTAQSIQARREALFRELADEFDAFDRLGNLVRKVSQLVKPSVIHIEAHKSETKGGQYESYDEAGSGVVIDTADGLWVLTNRHVILGSQPAEILLRSADGRQYHPSRILSDESTDVAVMKVPDLRLPPARTGDSNQVNIGDFTIAIGSPFGLSHSVTFGILSAKGRRDLSLGDQKIDLQDFFQTDAAINPGNSGGPLLNLRGEVIGLNTAIASSSGGSEGIGFAIPINMAVQVADELIRHGRLRRGYLGVTLEPDFTVSDLGPLQAVATGGAKVKGVRRGSPAALANLQRGDIIVEFNGSHVDNDDHLVAQVGLTPIGSVVPMIIYRDGKRYRTEVKLTDVN from the coding sequence ATGGTCGACCTCTCCCAACCCAGCGGACGCACACGATGTCGTGTGCGCAACTCTCGACGACTTGCGATCTCACTGACCGGCGCCGCGCTGGCCTGGATGTGTTCGACGCAATCGATGATGCCGCGAGCCGCGGCCCAGCAGACTTATTCCGGACCGAGTCAGGCTTATTCCGGACCGAGTCAGGCTTATTCCGGACCGAGTCGTTACGCGTCGCCGCAAGGCGCTTCGGCGACCGCGTCGATCGATAGCACTGCGAAACCTGCGTTGACCGCGCCCGGCCAGATTCGTTCGTTGCGTCCCTCACTGGACCCTTCGACTTCCAGTGTTTCGTCGTCCAGCATTTCGTCGGCGAGCATCGGGACGCTTCCCACCGCTCAATCGATCCAAGCCCGACGTGAAGCGTTGTTTCGCGAACTGGCCGATGAATTCGACGCGTTCGATCGACTGGGCAATCTGGTTCGCAAGGTCTCTCAGCTTGTCAAACCGAGTGTCATCCATATCGAAGCCCACAAGTCGGAAACCAAGGGCGGGCAATATGAATCGTACGACGAAGCCGGCAGCGGTGTCGTGATCGACACCGCCGACGGATTGTGGGTGTTGACCAATCGACACGTGATTCTGGGATCGCAACCGGCGGAAATCTTGCTCCGCAGCGCCGACGGTCGTCAGTACCACCCCTCTCGGATTCTCTCCGACGAGAGCACCGATGTGGCCGTCATGAAGGTCCCCGACTTGCGACTTCCCCCGGCTCGAACCGGCGACAGCAACCAGGTCAATATCGGTGACTTCACGATCGCCATCGGCAGCCCGTTCGGTTTAAGCCATTCGGTCACCTTCGGCATCCTGAGCGCCAAGGGGCGACGCGACCTCTCGTTGGGGGATCAAAAGATCGACCTGCAGGATTTCTTTCAAACCGACGCGGCGATCAACCCCGGCAACAGCGGCGGGCCCCTGCTGAATCTGCGTGGGGAAGTGATCGGGCTGAACACCGCGATCGCCAGCAGCAGCGGCGGCAGCGAAGGCATCGGGTTTGCCATCCCGATCAACATGGCCGTCCAGGTCGCCGACGAACTGATCCGTCACGGACGACTGCGTCGTGGTTATCTGGGTGTGACGCTGGAACCGGATTTCACCGTCTCCGATCTCGGCCCCCTGCAAGCGGTCGCGACCGGCGGTGCGAAGGTGAAAGGGGTCCGCCGCGGTTCGCCGGCGGCACTGGCGAATCTGCAACGTGGTGACATCATCGTCGAATTCAACGGCAGCCACGTCGACAACGACGATCACTTGGTCGCCCAAGTCGGACTGACCCCGATCGGTTCGGTCGTCCCGATGATCATCTATCGCGACGGCAAACGCTATCGAACCGAAGTCAAACTGACCGACGTCAACTGA
- a CDS encoding HEAT repeat domain-containing protein, whose translation MLFHRATRQVICLSITLVGLSTALIGSPVAEAIEPESPNGRPKLQYRRWSGALNVPDPVAISVADNGDVYVTQTQRRKIQDLDIRANSQWIPDDVGFTNVDEKRAFYHRVLAIGGDQVEAAKHVEDHNADGQLDWRDLTVISEKIHRLVDSDGDGTADKINLFADDFKTEVTGIAAGVMHWDDSVWATIAPDVWKLTDTTGDGHADRREIAATGFGLHIAYAGHDMHGLTIGPDGKVYWSIGDKGIAVTTDDGRRFHYPNQGGVMRCNLDGSDFEVFAHGLRNVQEFAFDRYGNLFGVDNDADMPGERERFVWIVDQMDAGWRCNYQYRGDQYNPWTDENLWQVAGKDHAAYLIPPISNYVDGPAGFKFNPGAALSSAYKDFFFLTSAPNGFQYAFRTERSGDSFRMVDAHSIGSGDPIVGLAFGPDGGLYGADWGGGYPLTQTGSVIRIDVPEETLSPQDRENRRSVVHWLSQRWSEQSDDVLSELLSHVDQRVRLRAQFALASNQRTDTLLAVLSNDQSDQLARVHGVWGLGQIARSGAVAADVLVPFLKDDDPIIRSVTAKTLGEIDGADAGTFVPLLADLDLHVRIHAGLALGRRPTNTATEPLLKLAETLPRDQYYLRHAVVTALAACATPQQLTGHVDSPSDQARICAVLALRRQADRSVVAFLDDNSDWVATEAARAIHDDLSLPDAMDDLAAVLDQDRSRPPAMTLRAINANFRLGTEASSQRLLRFIADPSKPLPMRLAACEALGQWTDPPLLDRVDGRRRDLSKDRGLDRSGASELLTRLVRQSETPLRVAAVKASRQLKISLSSDALIALVRDTRSPERLRIEALDTLASAEGDITRDARDQLFVEFSAAATPPIAASAIRSLAAWNADKAIKVIRQQLSNDAVAVRQACVKSLAKLGTTETDAMLVRLGNQFADGSLHESVHLDVYQALQSRSDHSTAIRDSLSRIESTPRFVEITAAKFREFAMCREGGDPARGEVIFRTDLRVQCSRCHRIGKRGSDIGPELTRIAKQRDADHLLRAIVYPSADIEPKYNAQTLLLADGNVIQGVIKSEDDTTTVLINSEGKEVEIPTDEIDDIAKTKVSLMPDMTAVLSPAEVRDLVAFLRTLR comes from the coding sequence ATGCTGTTTCACCGTGCCACGCGTCAAGTCATTTGCCTGTCGATCACGCTCGTGGGCCTGTCAACCGCGCTCATAGGGTCGCCCGTCGCAGAGGCGATCGAACCGGAGTCACCGAACGGACGTCCGAAGTTGCAATATCGACGCTGGAGCGGAGCGCTCAATGTGCCCGATCCGGTCGCGATCAGCGTGGCGGACAACGGCGACGTCTACGTCACGCAAACGCAGCGGCGAAAAATCCAAGACCTGGACATCCGCGCCAACAGCCAATGGATCCCTGACGACGTCGGTTTCACCAACGTGGATGAAAAGCGTGCGTTCTATCACCGCGTGTTGGCCATCGGCGGCGACCAAGTCGAAGCGGCCAAGCACGTCGAAGACCACAACGCCGACGGGCAACTTGATTGGCGCGACCTGACCGTGATCAGCGAAAAAATTCATCGTCTGGTCGACAGCGACGGTGATGGGACGGCGGACAAAATCAATTTGTTTGCCGACGATTTCAAAACCGAAGTGACGGGCATCGCGGCCGGCGTGATGCACTGGGACGATTCGGTCTGGGCGACGATCGCGCCGGACGTCTGGAAACTGACCGACACCACCGGTGACGGGCACGCCGACCGCCGCGAAATCGCGGCCACGGGATTCGGATTGCACATCGCGTATGCCGGTCACGACATGCACGGGTTGACGATCGGACCGGACGGCAAGGTGTACTGGTCGATCGGCGACAAGGGGATCGCCGTGACGACCGATGACGGCAGGCGGTTTCACTATCCCAACCAGGGCGGCGTGATGCGATGCAATCTTGACGGCAGCGATTTCGAAGTGTTCGCCCATGGATTGCGAAACGTCCAAGAATTCGCCTTTGACCGATACGGCAATCTGTTCGGCGTCGACAACGACGCCGACATGCCCGGCGAAAGAGAACGCTTCGTGTGGATCGTCGATCAGATGGATGCCGGCTGGCGATGCAACTACCAGTACCGGGGCGATCAGTACAATCCCTGGACCGACGAGAACCTGTGGCAGGTCGCCGGCAAGGACCATGCGGCGTACTTGATTCCGCCGATTTCAAACTACGTCGACGGTCCGGCCGGTTTTAAATTCAATCCCGGCGCCGCACTGTCGTCGGCCTACAAAGACTTCTTCTTCCTGACCAGCGCGCCCAATGGATTCCAATACGCCTTTCGCACCGAACGTTCCGGCGACTCATTCCGAATGGTCGACGCACACTCCATCGGCAGCGGTGATCCAATCGTCGGACTTGCATTCGGACCCGACGGCGGACTTTACGGCGCCGACTGGGGCGGCGGCTACCCGCTGACACAAACCGGCAGCGTGATTCGAATCGACGTGCCCGAGGAAACATTGAGTCCACAAGATCGGGAAAACCGAAGGTCCGTGGTGCACTGGTTGTCGCAGCGTTGGAGCGAACAAAGTGACGACGTGCTCTCCGAATTGCTGTCGCATGTCGATCAACGCGTCCGGCTGCGCGCCCAATTTGCGTTGGCCAGCAATCAGCGTACCGACACGCTGCTGGCGGTGTTGTCGAATGATCAATCCGATCAACTGGCCCGCGTGCACGGGGTCTGGGGACTGGGGCAAATCGCTCGCAGCGGTGCGGTCGCTGCGGATGTACTGGTCCCTTTTTTGAAGGACGACGATCCGATCATTCGTTCGGTGACGGCCAAGACGTTGGGCGAGATCGACGGCGCCGATGCGGGCACGTTCGTTCCGCTGTTGGCCGATCTAGATCTTCATGTCCGCATCCATGCAGGTCTAGCACTCGGGCGACGTCCGACAAATACAGCAACCGAGCCCCTGTTAAAACTCGCCGAGACGTTGCCGCGCGATCAGTATTACCTCCGTCACGCCGTCGTCACCGCTCTGGCCGCATGCGCTACACCGCAGCAGTTGACCGGGCATGTCGATTCGCCATCGGATCAGGCTCGGATCTGTGCCGTGCTGGCACTCCGCCGGCAAGCCGATCGGTCGGTCGTGGCGTTCCTGGACGACAACTCCGATTGGGTCGCGACCGAAGCGGCCCGCGCGATCCACGACGACCTTTCCCTGCCCGATGCGATGGACGACCTGGCGGCGGTCCTGGACCAAGATCGATCGCGCCCACCCGCGATGACGCTGCGTGCGATCAACGCGAACTTTCGCCTGGGTACCGAAGCGAGTTCACAGCGACTGTTGCGGTTCATCGCCGATCCCTCAAAGCCACTCCCGATGCGTCTGGCCGCCTGTGAGGCCCTCGGCCAGTGGACGGATCCGCCGCTGTTGGATCGTGTCGATGGCCGTCGCCGAGACCTTTCCAAAGACCGGGGGCTGGATCGATCCGGCGCGAGCGAATTGTTGACGCGACTGGTCCGGCAAAGTGAAACGCCGCTGCGGGTCGCAGCTGTCAAAGCGTCACGTCAATTGAAGATCTCGCTTTCATCGGACGCCCTGATCGCGCTGGTCCGCGATACACGCTCTCCCGAACGCCTACGCATCGAAGCGCTCGACACGCTGGCATCGGCCGAGGGTGACATCACTCGTGACGCCCGTGACCAGTTGTTCGTCGAGTTTTCCGCTGCAGCCACGCCTCCGATTGCCGCAAGTGCCATCCGGTCGCTCGCCGCTTGGAATGCCGACAAAGCGATCAAGGTCATCCGGCAACAATTGAGCAACGACGCCGTGGCGGTTCGCCAAGCTTGCGTCAAATCGCTTGCCAAACTCGGCACGACGGAAACCGATGCGATGCTGGTTCGTCTGGGCAACCAGTTCGCCGACGGTTCATTACACGAGTCCGTTCATTTGGACGTTTATCAAGCACTGCAGTCGCGCAGCGATCATTCCACAGCAATCCGTGACTCGTTGAGCCGGATCGAATCGACACCGCGATTCGTGGAAATCACCGCGGCGAAGTTTCGCGAGTTTGCGATGTGCCGCGAAGGAGGCGATCCCGCGCGTGGCGAGGTCATCTTCCGAACGGATCTTCGCGTTCAGTGCAGCCGTTGTCACCGCATCGGGAAGCGCGGCAGCGACATCGGGCCGGAACTGACACGAATCGCGAAGCAGCGCGATGCGGACCATCTGCTGCGCGCGATCGTCTATCCCAGTGCCGATATCGAACCAAAATACAACGCCCAAACCTTGCTGTTGGCAGACGGAAATGTGATTCAAGGCGTGATCAAAAGTGAGGACGATACCACGACCGTGTTGATCAATTCCGAAGGCAAAGAGGTCGAGATCCCGACCGATGAGATCGACGACATCGCTAAGACAAAGGTCTCGCTGATGCCCGACATGACCGCCGTCCTCAGCCCCGCAGAAGTCCGCGATTTGGTCGCGTTTCTGCGGACGCTGCGCTAA
- a CDS encoding TraR/DksA family transcriptional regulator produces the protein MARKDSIEKLRATLLKRRDALIRSAIGDLNLLQGKPSKTGDVLDAVADTVQAELNSQLLEVESRELAAIDAAIERLDEGTYGDCESCQKPIPLTRLRAVPYARECIGCHRITEKRKSHPAAMMNRVFDSYQADTA, from the coding sequence ATGGCAAGAAAAGACTCAATTGAGAAATTGCGAGCGACCCTTCTGAAACGACGCGACGCATTGATCCGGTCTGCCATCGGCGACCTGAATCTGTTGCAGGGCAAACCCTCCAAGACCGGCGACGTGCTCGACGCAGTTGCCGACACGGTCCAGGCCGAGCTGAACAGCCAGTTGTTGGAGGTCGAGAGTCGAGAACTGGCGGCGATCGACGCGGCGATCGAGCGGTTGGATGAAGGCACCTACGGAGATTGTGAGAGTTGCCAGAAACCGATCCCGCTGACGCGTTTGCGGGCGGTGCCGTACGCGCGAGAATGTATCGGTTGTCACCGCATTACCGAAAAACGCAAGTCACACCCGGCGGCGATGATGAATCGAGTGTTTGATTCCTACCAAGCCGACACGGCTTGA